A part of Rhinoderma darwinii isolate aRhiDar2 chromosome 1, aRhiDar2.hap1, whole genome shotgun sequence genomic DNA contains:
- the ATOSB gene encoding atos homolog protein B isoform X1, whose protein sequence is MCQVGVLAAIEEESSCQRQHTDKQGCRTVWSHRGLCKLLEKSSSLAPSIHVQLHRSLFISTAYLTLRRLHCAGPMRHIQMDPSPKEEEGRENSRSTSVDLASPGPTGVLNAGQDCRVLVGYPENEHKLQKVYHVSITSDSPGPGPKAICRQVLKRGPPEQLHEPPRSPRRAFWGHTKSECLPGNYQSDGDYLSCSLADDDEDPDAFEDGLLTEEIPMCSSAQHFSHSGLRVIEHRAEGFPSKESQSRRLTIQPLPKIACRKTDSPSPLPCTTLHKRSLKETQLADSEGLFSASETNGLNISIDPRISVESTSNQHILDNVLHNIAHPETLTENLEAGSLGGSHSSANGNSVRGLSSEDPSKEIYIPCMQDQKLQTADGAGPSSLERTPPGLDRLCSLGSGNTAVKRKLLPSTEIEDSCSEDEGHGKRWRGSESCQTLHGSCRSTDSKAAPFWNHLLPAARNSQKSPTECSSRRTKRALRLKSRTLRGLRKGQAGRSCTGNWAKSCISRSLLGNFEESILKGRFAPCGQIEGFTAEIGASGSYCPQHVTLPVEVTYFHISEHSAPSPFLGVIDLDAVGRKGYNVPSTGTIQVTLFNPNKTVVKMFLVTYDFKDMPVNHVTFLRHRIFLVPVQENDGENEGPLSASGGAAKEKAKRILCYLMHLRFQRSKSGKIYLNEDIRLLFSRKSIEMDTGIPYELKSFTEAPKNPKYSPRV, encoded by the exons ATGTGCCAGGTTGGAGTATTGGCTGCCATAGAGGAGGAGTCATCCTGCCAAAGGCAGCACACAGACAAACAGGG ATGCAGAACTGTCTGGAGTCACCGGGGTTTGTGTAAGCTTTTGGAGAAAAGCTCTTCACTGGCCCCATCTATACACGTACAACTGCACAGAAGCTTATTTATTTCCACGGCTTATCTAACTCTTCGGAGGCTCCATTGTGCTGGACCCATGAGGCATATCCAGATGGACCCATCACCCAAGGAGGAGGAAGGTAGAGAGAACAGCCGGTCTACATCTGTGGACTTGGCCTCTCCAGGCCCAACTGGGGTTCTTAATGCTGGTCAAGATTGTAGAGTGCTGGTGGGATACCCTGAGAATGAGCACAAACTCCAAAAAGTCTATCACGTGTCCATAACATCTGATAGCCCTGGCCCTGGGCCTAAAGCCATTTGCCGACAAGTCTTGAAGAGGGGACCACCAGAGCAGCTTCATGAGCCACCGAGAAGCCCAAGGAGGGCCTTCTGGGGTCACACTAAGAGTGAGTGTCTACCTGGGAACTACCAGTCTGATGGGGACTATCTGAGCTGCTCACTAGCTGACGATGATGAGGATCCAGACGCTTTTGAGGATGGATTGCTTACAGAAGAGATCCCAATGTGCAGTTCTGCTCAGCATTTCTCCCATAGCGGATTGAGAGTCATTGAACACAGAGCTGAGGGGTTCCCTTCCAAGGAATCTCAAAGCAGGCGACTAACTATTCAGCCTCTACCTAAAATTGCTTGTAGAAAGACTGACTCCCCCTCTCCTCTACCCTGCACCACTTTGCACAAAAGAAGCCTAAAAGAGACACAGCTGGCGGACTCCGAAGGCTTATTCTCTGCCTCTGAAACCAATGGATTAAACATCTCCATTGACCCTAGGATTTCTGTGGAGTCCACCAGCAACCAGCACATACTTGATAATGTTTTGCACAACATTGCACATCCAGAGACGTTGACAGAAAACCTAGAGGCAGGTAGCCTGGGTGGCAGTCACAGTAGTGCCAATGGAAACTCTGTCAGGGGTCTGTCATCTGAAGACCCATCAAaggaaatctatattccttgtatgCAAGATCAGAAGCTACAGACTGCAGATGGAGCAGGCCCAAGCTCATTAGAGAGGACTCCTCCTGGGCTTGATCGCTTGTGCTCCCTAGGAAGTGGTAACACAGCAGTCAAGAGGAAGCTCCTACCTTCCACAGAGATAGAAGACTCCTGTTCTGAAGATGAAGGACATGGCAAAAGATGGAGAGGAAGCGAGAGCTGCCAGACACTCCATGGGTCCTGCAGAAGCACAGATTCCAAGGCCGCACCTTTTTGGAATCATCTTTTGCCAGCAGCCAGGAATTCGCAGAAG AGCCCAACGGAATGTTCGAGTCGGAGGACCAAGCGAGCCCTGCGCCTGAAATC tcgtACTTTACGCGGTCTAAGGAAGGGACAAGCTGGCAGGAGCTGCACTGGAAACTGGGCGAAATCTTGTATCAGTCGATCGCTACTTGGAAATTTTGAG GAGTCTATTCTAAAGGGAAGATTCGCTCCATGTGGTCAGATTGAAGGTTTCACAGCAGAAATTGGTGCCAGCGGTTCGTACTGTCCACAGCACGTCACCCTACCGGTCGAGGTTACTTACTTCCACATTTCTGAGCACAGCGCCCCCTCGCCTTTCCTG GGAGTGATTGATCTTGATGCCGTTGGCAGGAAGGGATACAATGTCCCCAGCACAGGAACCATACAAGTG ACCTTATTTAACCCTAACAAGACCGTAGTGAAGATGTTTCTTGTCACATACGACTTTAAGGACATGCCCGTCAACCATGTGACTTTCCTGCGTCACCGCATCTTCCTGGTGCCCGTTCaagagaatgatggggaaaatgaAGGGCCGCTCAGTGCCTCCGGAGGAGCTGCTAAGGAGAAAGCCAAGAGGATCCTGTGCTACCTCATGCATCTGAG GTTTCAGCGCTCAAAGTCTGGAAAGATATACCTCAATGAAGACATCCGTTTACTATTCTCCCGGAAATCTATCGAGATGGACACTGGCATCCCCTATGAACTGAAGTCTTTCACCGAAGCCCCCAAGAATCCAAAATACTCCCCGAGGGTATAA
- the ATOSB gene encoding atos homolog protein B isoform X2 — translation MCQVGVLAAIEEESSCQRQHTDKQGCRTVWSHRGLCKLLEKSSSLAPSIHVQLHRSLFISTAYLTLRRLHCAGPMRHIQMDPSPKEEEGRENSRSTSVDLASPGPTGVLNAGQDCRVLVGYPENEHKLQKVYHVSITSDSPGPGPKAICRQVLKRGPPEQLHEPPRSPRRAFWGHTKSECLPGNYQSDGDYLSCSLADDDEDPDAFEDGLLTEEIPMCSSAQHFSHSGLRVIEHRAEGFPSKESQSRRLTIQPLPKIACRKTDSPSPLPCTTLHKRSLKETQLADSEGLFSASETNGLNISIDPRISVESTSNQHILDNVLHNIAHPETLTENLEAGSLGGSHSSANGNSVRGLSSEDPSKEIYIPCMQDQKLQTADGAGPSSLERTPPGLDRLCSLGSGNTAVKRKLLPSTEIEDSCSEDEGHGKRWRGSESCQTLHGSCRSTDSKAAPFWNHLLPAARNSQKSPTECSSRRTKRALRLKSRTLRGLRKGQAGRSCTGNWAKSCISRSLLGNFEGVIDLDAVGRKGYNVPSTGTIQVTLFNPNKTVVKMFLVTYDFKDMPVNHVTFLRHRIFLVPVQENDGENEGPLSASGGAAKEKAKRILCYLMHLRFQRSKSGKIYLNEDIRLLFSRKSIEMDTGIPYELKSFTEAPKNPKYSPRV, via the exons ATGTGCCAGGTTGGAGTATTGGCTGCCATAGAGGAGGAGTCATCCTGCCAAAGGCAGCACACAGACAAACAGGG ATGCAGAACTGTCTGGAGTCACCGGGGTTTGTGTAAGCTTTTGGAGAAAAGCTCTTCACTGGCCCCATCTATACACGTACAACTGCACAGAAGCTTATTTATTTCCACGGCTTATCTAACTCTTCGGAGGCTCCATTGTGCTGGACCCATGAGGCATATCCAGATGGACCCATCACCCAAGGAGGAGGAAGGTAGAGAGAACAGCCGGTCTACATCTGTGGACTTGGCCTCTCCAGGCCCAACTGGGGTTCTTAATGCTGGTCAAGATTGTAGAGTGCTGGTGGGATACCCTGAGAATGAGCACAAACTCCAAAAAGTCTATCACGTGTCCATAACATCTGATAGCCCTGGCCCTGGGCCTAAAGCCATTTGCCGACAAGTCTTGAAGAGGGGACCACCAGAGCAGCTTCATGAGCCACCGAGAAGCCCAAGGAGGGCCTTCTGGGGTCACACTAAGAGTGAGTGTCTACCTGGGAACTACCAGTCTGATGGGGACTATCTGAGCTGCTCACTAGCTGACGATGATGAGGATCCAGACGCTTTTGAGGATGGATTGCTTACAGAAGAGATCCCAATGTGCAGTTCTGCTCAGCATTTCTCCCATAGCGGATTGAGAGTCATTGAACACAGAGCTGAGGGGTTCCCTTCCAAGGAATCTCAAAGCAGGCGACTAACTATTCAGCCTCTACCTAAAATTGCTTGTAGAAAGACTGACTCCCCCTCTCCTCTACCCTGCACCACTTTGCACAAAAGAAGCCTAAAAGAGACACAGCTGGCGGACTCCGAAGGCTTATTCTCTGCCTCTGAAACCAATGGATTAAACATCTCCATTGACCCTAGGATTTCTGTGGAGTCCACCAGCAACCAGCACATACTTGATAATGTTTTGCACAACATTGCACATCCAGAGACGTTGACAGAAAACCTAGAGGCAGGTAGCCTGGGTGGCAGTCACAGTAGTGCCAATGGAAACTCTGTCAGGGGTCTGTCATCTGAAGACCCATCAAaggaaatctatattccttgtatgCAAGATCAGAAGCTACAGACTGCAGATGGAGCAGGCCCAAGCTCATTAGAGAGGACTCCTCCTGGGCTTGATCGCTTGTGCTCCCTAGGAAGTGGTAACACAGCAGTCAAGAGGAAGCTCCTACCTTCCACAGAGATAGAAGACTCCTGTTCTGAAGATGAAGGACATGGCAAAAGATGGAGAGGAAGCGAGAGCTGCCAGACACTCCATGGGTCCTGCAGAAGCACAGATTCCAAGGCCGCACCTTTTTGGAATCATCTTTTGCCAGCAGCCAGGAATTCGCAGAAG AGCCCAACGGAATGTTCGAGTCGGAGGACCAAGCGAGCCCTGCGCCTGAAATC tcgtACTTTACGCGGTCTAAGGAAGGGACAAGCTGGCAGGAGCTGCACTGGAAACTGGGCGAAATCTTGTATCAGTCGATCGCTACTTGGAAATTTTGAG GGAGTGATTGATCTTGATGCCGTTGGCAGGAAGGGATACAATGTCCCCAGCACAGGAACCATACAAGTG ACCTTATTTAACCCTAACAAGACCGTAGTGAAGATGTTTCTTGTCACATACGACTTTAAGGACATGCCCGTCAACCATGTGACTTTCCTGCGTCACCGCATCTTCCTGGTGCCCGTTCaagagaatgatggggaaaatgaAGGGCCGCTCAGTGCCTCCGGAGGAGCTGCTAAGGAGAAAGCCAAGAGGATCCTGTGCTACCTCATGCATCTGAG GTTTCAGCGCTCAAAGTCTGGAAAGATATACCTCAATGAAGACATCCGTTTACTATTCTCCCGGAAATCTATCGAGATGGACACTGGCATCCCCTATGAACTGAAGTCTTTCACCGAAGCCCCCAAGAATCCAAAATACTCCCCGAGGGTATAA